The sequence TGACTGTTGGCTCTCCGTTTACTGTTGGTGTCGTGGAGGATTCCGACACCACAGAGAATCACGTAATGGCTGCCGCTCAGGAGAGCACTCACAAAATAGCGGCCACTacaacatcacatcacatcttcactgatcgcccagagccacgtcctgtctccgttgatcgcccagagccacgtcctgtctccgttgatcgcccagagccacgtcctgtctccgctgatcgcctaGAGCCACGTCACGGTTCTGGATCCGTCCAAGGGCGCAGAGAATTActttccagtgtggctgatcttCCACTGACTacagtccgagcagctggcatccccaagtcctcgccggccgcttcgctctcaagcccggcggtcgccctgccggcgccacctgtgcttctcgccctgccagcaccacctgaactccttgccctgccagcaccacccaagcgtcttgccctgccggaaccacccgaactccttgcccatgaGGGCGCAACAGACCCcgttgaaatccccaagaactttttttttggggggggggcagtGTTGTATCTTGAATACAATAGAAAACTCCAGAGAACGGAACTTCTTAATGGCCTTTCTTTATTGAGGAACCATCTTAGAGCAAGCAACAAACACACAAGCGCACACCAAACTATGCGCTCTTCTCTGCTTTTCAACAGTGCTACAGCCCACCACATAATGCATCACCGCCCCCTACTGGACAACCCCCATACCACATACAACAGgcagtatacctgagggtggggagcttgcaggtggggagcttgtgggtgggcaCCCTGCCTGGCCACTGCCATCATTGGCCTTTGAACAATTATGGCCATTATtggactctgacccgctggGGTCATCTATGGACTTTGTCCCGCAGTGGCCGTCCAaatcacctgacctgccgtggctgcccaagccacctgacctgccgtggttgcctgaaccacctgacctgcagtggctgcccaagccacctgacctgctgtggctgcccaagccacctaacctgccgtggctgcccgagccacctgaccttccatggttgcccgagccacctgacctgccgtggttgcccgagccacctgacctgctgtggccACCCGAGCCAcatgacccgccgtggccgtcCGTGGCTCTtgaccctccgtggctgcctgtggcacctgaccctccgtggctgcccAGGTGCATGGACCTGTATTGGGGACCCTGTTCTTGTCGGCATACAGGTCCCCAatgcaccccccccccccccagctGTTCCTTTCACGCCGCGAGGatgcgccttccgggaggggggcattatgtcacgatcaccatctgttcctgtcacgtTCCTGctcactccggactccatttcccataatcctcccttgcctatcacatgcactcactccaccaatcacctgttgccacatacagcctagcgctccacactgatcaccacacccagctgcacatcattaccaggactataaaggactttcataCACACCATCTaattgcgaagtcttgtttccTGTTGTAGCAATTCTGAGCATTTATACCCTGTCTGTTTGTTGTTACTGTTCCTGCCTGCTACCTGTTatcgacccattgctgcctgtcctgacccttgctttgtatatCGACCTGTGATTGATATCTGCCAGTCCCGACCTCTGCCTGTACCTGGATTACGACTCTGCCTaccctctgctgtacctgtttgttcctgatttaccctgcctgtacgaccacgcttacatttaataaaatgctgcatttagatcccctgcctgagtctccattcgttACAGGGGGTCAGAgctggtgttttgttttatgttcttttgttgttgtttgttttcttaGGGGACCTTTTCAAATCACCCGTTTTGcagacagggtttagattaagccaggattaggccttagttcgaTTAGGGCATTTAGGTGGcctttataaacatgccttaaaaaaaacattattgatgTGCAACAATGGCACGGATATATTTTAAGACATGTCAGTCCAATTGCTTTCAGTAAAAACAGCTCAgtcatgcattttagtctgggactaagCTTCTTAatccttgtctgtgaaaccaggggaatAAATCCCTAGAGTAAAATGTCTCCTATTTCAACATAATCACTGAAATACACTTAAAATGAAATTCCTGCATACAAAGAATGAATACAATTTCgaattattttattacaatatagttaaaatgtccaaatgtaaaatgtaaaatatccaGTTTAATATCTACTACAGCAGCATTTCAAGGCACTTTCTCAGTACAGACAAttcctttttattatttaatagacATTTTTAATAGACAATTTTCTCAAACGTGGCCTGACTGGGCTTGTACAGTCATTCTGATGAAATAATAGGACTAACGGatcaaataatatatttaagtatAACAGACTGAATCAAATCAAATAGCGTTAGACAACACTTgatatgttaaataaattttctaaatgtaaaaaaatcattataaatgcttaattCAGATGGACACATGCATAATCAAATCATTGTAAAATACTAGTAATGGATGGATAGTCACATGCACATTATGGCTGGAATGTGAAGATAATAAGGTCACATGTTAGTTTTTGGACACAGTACCTGCATAATGCACTATAAAGTACCAGAAGTCACAGTTTCAATTCTAATACATTATTGTTATAAAAGAATTTATAACACTACAGCATAAAATATGAGCATTCCGGCATTCACAGTGTGACTGTAAACTCTAGCTGCTGAATATGACATTCATATTGTCTAGTACAGAATGTAGGAGTGAAGCACTACAATACAACAGCATTCAAAACTATGGCAGGATCCTCGATGTCTGCTTTACTCTGGACCATCCGCAACTCAAGCTGAGCAGGAGTGGGCTTTCGATCAGGACCGGCCACCtctgagaaacaaacaaaattaagGGTTGAGTTACATGACCATCACAGTGTATGAATATCAAACTTATAATATGACAAAAGGTCAGCTACCATTATCTGGTCTGGCATTATCTGGTCTGGTATACAGTCTTACCTTTTGCATAAGTAATAGTCCTCTTAATGACATGGTGCATGACGGAAACAGTCTTTTCACAGGCCGTCTGTCAAAAACACATCAAGCGCTCTGGGTTATAATTCAACAACCTGCagtttgaaaactttttttgaaaagtaGCTCTTATTTAGGACATTTGTAGAGTGGCCCTGGAGTATTTGCACACTGACAGTAAGCAATGTATTTTTATGGATTGCTTAAAAAGGTATAATTCACTGCTGGGCTTTCAAATAAAACATGGCTGCCAAGTTGGATGCAGTAGAAAGGCTAATCTGTTATTGGAAATCTATGCTTTAAAAAGAGAAAAGGGGCTGCTGTCTTTCCCTTTGCTGAGTAGGTTGGAAAACTTAAACATCCATAATTTACTGGGCATGTTGCCATCCAAAGCCACTCCCAGTCTGCTCTAAACGAATACGCTTGACTAGAGTCAAATACAACTTTGCTTGAGTAGAAAATACTTCTgagcaaacttttagtcataaGAGTTGTTGAGTTGTATTGTTCCCAGGTACATAAATTCAAAGTAAACATTTAGTGAGAGCAAGTTATTTTTGGTTTCCAGTGAAGGATCCAGCATATTGTAGGCAGTAGCCAAAGGCTACAAAGGGTATATGGAGGGAACGCAactgaaaatctgaaaaatcCATGTTTGTTTCAATGACTATGAACACAGTATTTTAGGACAAacagagggggaaaaaacaaaagaaactgCCATTCTATCACTTAATAGGAAGAAGAGGAAACAGCGAGCATCTTCTGCTCAATCGTCAAAGCAAAACTGTGTCACATTCAGGTAAGAAAACTCTTGTAGTGTTCCATTTTTACTATAATGCTGGTATATAAATTACAAAGCAGCAGCCGCCTATATAATTTGCTGAAGCACATTGCTTTATATTTAGTCTTGAGAATTCAACTATAATTAGTGTGATATCATGTTGTTTACCTTGAGATCATTTGGGTGGTGGTGTGTCCACGCCAGCAGCATCGCAGCAAACAGGTCTCCTGTTCCCACAAACACAGCATCTACCCTGGGGATGTCCATACGGATCTGTTGGGTCACCATGGTACCGTCTGCTCTCACTGAGAAATAACAGGAGTATATCATTTTATTCACTGGGATGAATTTTAGTCAACTGGGATGAATCCCTTTAACAGAAACCACTAGTTAAGAATGATGCCGTTGAAATAACTCTTGAATGAACACATACTAAATGTGCTGATACCACTAATTATAAAGTATTTgtatatttacacattttttttatggttCCCCATCCCCACTTAAGTCGGCCCATTTTGCATTTcttatagagtgcaacagtgccAGCCAGTCCACTTTTTCAGTGACATTGGTTTCAGAAGTATTTTTCTcaatcaatttttttaaaagtcttcaTTAAGGCATTATCAAccatgaaccaaaccaaccagctaCAGTACAAGGTGAACCGCAACATTACAAattctgttttaaaaaaaaattcacaagaCTGTGTACTCACTTAATGCCTTTAATGAGGgcaagaactacaatcccatgaagcattgcaaatgacaaatgaaaactgatggagaaatatagaaatattaatttaaagatGTTGATTAACAccatacataatatattttaagatttttttcaaaacatgcatacatacacaaatggttattatattatagattATAAGGAGACTGACTACTACGCCATTCACAGTTCTTCGTCTAGTGGGTGGGCGTATAGTAAAAGCTTTTGGCGTGATTTGCATGTCATaattctctgattggtggaattttttCTGCAGAGTCAAACTTGCAAGAAATTCTGCTGCtaaacataattattaaaacaaaaaaaaaatgaaacaggGCAGGATGATGGCTTCAACAATAGCATATACCATCGATTAACAACCTCGTAGCTCACAGTAAGTCTGTCTGTAAAGGTTTATTAGTTAGTTAAAAATCAGTTCCTCTATAAACAATAAATGGAACTTCCAGAACTTGACTGTTGGGGCTTTCACACTGAATAGTTCTAGAAACtcagttataggaactagcTAATTTCTTTGAACTAACTAATTTCTCCCCTGGGCCATGTCCCTGGTTGCCTTCGCTCTGGGAATAGGAACTGTGAAGTGGCCAACACGAAATCTCTTATGGCAACTTTCAGTATCGAGGGggagaaaagaacacaaccctGCAGACAACAGGTAAATGCCATTATGGTTtgtgaagtaaatatgtttacacagctttttaaaaatgctgttgCCATGAACCAGGTTTAATTGCTCCTTATTTTCTCCTTTCTTCCTATCTTCTCTTTTAGTTGGTTTCACCTGTATCTTATTTCTCCTCAGCGTTCACACTAATTGCTCGCGCACCTGTCGAGTTTCTACCTTGATTGTTTCCCCTTCTTTGCTCCGCTGTTCGCCGCGCTTCAGTGTCGGATTATGGTTTCCCATTCCGGCGTTCTCTCCTTGATTATTCAAGAAGCTATTTTGACCTGTATTATTGTGTGTGCCACAGTCTTAGTCCCAGTCCTAGTTACAGACGCCTTCTCAGGCTCAATCCATCTAAGTCTTCGGTtgatagttcctatagtgctggtttagaccctactctgaagtaggagctaatttagtcccaccaaaaggagttcctagaactaaaatcatTCCTAGTTCCTCCGGTGCGAACACGGCAAAATCCGggtacttcagccaatagttctaggaactatgaaaaggttcctccaGTGAAAGCCTGCAACTGAAGTCTGCAAAATCTCTTACTCCACCCAGACAATTTCTCATGATGAAATGTATGAGGCAAGCACTGCAAGAGCTTCAAGAGTTCAACTGCATTGGGTTTTATAATGTATGGTggaaattaaaatgacaaaatcaccTCTTTTCTGGCTTCCCAGGGCGACCAGATACTGATCCCCCAGAGGAGAAGGCAGGTCAGAGCTGGTGATGACAACTGTGTCTGGACCCATCGAATGCAGCAGGTTCATCACCTGAAATACAAAACAACTATCTCAATTTCCATTTCAGTAGAATAGGAATCTGTGCGATCTGCTGTTTCACGTGAAGGCAATAAAGTTCCCACGGAAATTTCACTAATTTTCAATTTGGTCACATGAATTTTCCATGCTGCTTgttttgaaagtgacttctgtttGAGTTAAACATCTATGTGAGTTATACACTGCTACACTATTGTTTTGACAACAGAGTGTAACAGTGCCTGCACCATTTTTTCAGCAGCTGTTGTTCCggaagttgttgtttttttcattcatttttcctataggaattttaaaaatgtctttgttaaAGAGTTATAAGCCATGTCAGTTAAGAGGTGAATCGCAAcactacaaactttgatttgaagcaaaaaatgtgaaaatctgacaaaaagacaaaggtacaagactaTGTTTCTTAACGGTTTTATTAACGGCTAAGAAccacaatcccatgaagcactgctaacagaatcaaattaaaaatgatggagaaatataaaactactcatttatgaatgttgattatatatcaatataatttaagtttatCGAACctgactgttgcactctataaaagtaaaaaaaaaaaagaaaaaaaaaaagacttgttTGCCTGCAAAATTTCACTAAAATATTGTGTttacagttcaaaagaacaagaTTTAACAGAAGAATTATCTGATTTCATGAGTGGCAACAGCTGTGAGTGGCAAGAGCAGATACAACTATGAAAAAGTCCAGTGCTATTATAGTGCAAGTCACATGGTCAATCAGATAAGAGGAGCAGAAATAACTGCTGCATAAAGAAAACAGCTGAAAGAAACTTACTTCAACTGCATCTTTTTCTGTACTTATGCTTCTACCAGTGAGGAGcctgtgaggggaaaaaatgaaataaaatattgacatgTGTTATGACACACCCATGACACACCCTGACACAACCACAGTTTTCATCTCTTTTTACATATTGTACGATCATTTGTTTTGGGAGTGCCAATCACAAATGGTCACAGGAGACATATTTGACGCATACTGATACCATTTGATTCGACCACAGCATCTAGGAGTAAACAGGGTCGTTGATTTctatacacaaacaaacaagaaatCAGCATAACAGGACACTCACTCAGCTTCAAACTGATTGGGAGTGATTATGTCAGCAGCCGGAACTACTTTGTCCCTGTAGATGGGAAGCAGGTTCTCGGGAACATACTAgaaattaaacagaaaatgaTCAGCTCTTTGGAAACTTGAACCACATCTGAAGTTTTTCACAAAGACACAGATGTTCTGCTAAATAAAGGGTTACATTTTTTACTAGGAAAGTATAATGCAAATGTTATAGGGGAATTTTTGATATGCTCACCAATGCGCCATTATCACCCAGCACCGGATCACACACTTGGTAGGCGGGGGGGAATTGGGGGGTAAAGATAAGCACAATGAGCATAATACACTGTAACACATGTCAGTGAGGCCTTACAGGCTTACGGAATGTTTGGAGCATCACTCATAATTCCAGACATTCTGCAGACATAACATGCCATTCCCAAACATTGATATCCTGTTTGActcacacagtaaaatccctAACAATCCAGCAGCAGTGAGCTTAGTGAGCTATATTGACCTAACCATATAGCCCAGATACAGctttattggtaacactttacattaaggacTATGCCCTCAAGAGTTTCATGTCTTAACTAGAAATTGAATGCACTAatgtgaactaacaatgagcaatatatattttttacaacattaatttttgttaatattcATTAATTGTTCAATGT is a genomic window of Chanodichthys erythropterus isolate Z2021 chromosome 14, ASM2448905v1, whole genome shotgun sequence containing:
- the pdxka gene encoding pyridoxal (pyridoxine, vitamin B6) kinase a isoform X2, giving the protein MNLTRTTYNLLFNVVDDLKGYEHWKGQVMTADELQVLYEGIKLNNVNHYDYVLTGYTRDDSFLEMVVDIVQELKRANPNLVYVCDPVLGDNGALYVPENLLPIYRDKVVPAADIITPNQFEAELLTGRSISTEKDAVEVMNLLHSMGPDTVVITSSDLPSPLGDQYLVALGSQKRVRADGTMVTQQIRMDIPRVDAVFVGTGDLFAAMLLAWTHHHPNDLKTACEKTVSVMHHVIKRTITYAKEVAGPDRKPTPAQLELRMVQSKADIEDPAIVLNAVVL
- the pdxka gene encoding pyridoxal (pyridoxine, vitamin B6) kinase a isoform X1; translated protein: MDCRVLSVQSHVVRGYVGNKSASFPLQVLGFEVDTINSVQFSNHTGYEHWKGQVMTADELQVLYEGIKLNNVNHYDYVLTGYTRDDSFLEMVVDIVQELKRANPNLVYVCDPVLGDNGALYVPENLLPIYRDKVVPAADIITPNQFEAELLTGRSISTEKDAVEVMNLLHSMGPDTVVITSSDLPSPLGDQYLVALGSQKRVRADGTMVTQQIRMDIPRVDAVFVGTGDLFAAMLLAWTHHHPNDLKTACEKTVSVMHHVIKRTITYAKEVAGPDRKPTPAQLELRMVQSKADIEDPAIVLNAVVL
- the pdxka gene encoding pyridoxal (pyridoxine, vitamin B6) kinase a isoform X3 — protein: MTADELQVLYEGIKLNNVNHYDYVLTGYTRDDSFLEMVVDIVQELKRANPNLVYVCDPVLGDNGALYVPENLLPIYRDKVVPAADIITPNQFEAELLTGRSISTEKDAVEVMNLLHSMGPDTVVITSSDLPSPLGDQYLVALGSQKRVRADGTMVTQQIRMDIPRVDAVFVGTGDLFAAMLLAWTHHHPNDLKTACEKTVSVMHHVIKRTITYAKEVAGPDRKPTPAQLELRMVQSKADIEDPAIVLNAVVL